The genomic region TTTTTCATCCGTGTCAATTGTTCCATTCAAGAATCTGCCAAGATGCATAGATACATAAAGGCCATAGTTTCCGGGGAAAGCAAAAACCAATTTTTCTTTTATGGTGTATAAGTACTCATCAAGCGTTTGCAGATAGTCAAATTCACGATTTATATCGTAATTAGCAATCAGGCTATCCATACACTTTTGTATATCATTCAAACGCTGCATACGTAATTCCGTGATATATTTGCACTTGGCTAAAGCCGCGGGTTTATTTGAGCTGGTTAGTATCTCTGCAATATCGGCAATGCTGACGCCACATTTTCTAAGCACGGAGATCTCTTTCAGTACAGCTATATCAGCATCGCTGTAATCCCTGTATCCGTTTTCGAGTATCTGCGGATGTATCAGGTTTTTAGATTCGTAATATTCTATTGCTTTTTTGGTTAGCTTGCACTTCTCACAAACTTCTTTAATCTGCATAATCTTTCCTCCTAACACAATTCTAATTGCTCTCAAAATTATCTTAAGCCAGCCCCCAAGGGGGTAGTCAAGTGTTTTCTGATATTTGTTTGTGAGTGCAATAAAACGATACTTTCTGTTTTATGATTTGGTTTTATTCTCCACCGCTAATCCGCGGGCAATATAACAATTATCAATATCCTCATAATTTGGTGCCTGACATGGGTCTGATCGTTCGCAATTCGGTATTGGAGATTTTCTTATCGATGTAAACCGTATCGGCAATCCTATGGAAGAATAAAAATTCTTTGTGTTCTGTACTTGAAAATGGAGATGCGGCTCACTTGTGTTGCCTGAATTACCGCAGCGGGCGATTGTATCACCACGCCGCACCTGCTGTCCGACCTGAACAGCGGCGCTACTCCTGAATGTTTTTCCTTGTAGGTTTGAGTCCTATCAGAGTGAAGCTATACCCCAATAAATCTACGAAAAAAGAACTTCCACTTTTCATCGTGGAAGCCCTCGAAAGGCTTGGATTTACTGGCTTTGTAAACAATAAATCTTTTTTGCCTTTTGTTTTTGATGGAGCTAGCGGGACTCGACCCTGCGTCCTCTTATATATGCAGCAAATATCCAGATCTTGAAGATTCGATTGCTCCACCCGGCTTGTGGCGTGAAACACTTGAAGCACAATCCCCAAAGAAGCAGGGCGTATATAAAATCGTAATCGATTCCGAATTTGGAGCAAGTTTAGTATGGAAGTCCGCTATACCAAAAAGAAACCCATATAATCTTACCAGTTTACCGCGCAACCATTCGATAAAAATGATGGACGGGTCCAACACCATGACCCAAGGGAAAGGCATGTTCGATAGCTCCAAAAAGATAATCTTTTGATTTTTGAACCGATGTTTGCAAATCATAGTCCAAGGCTAAATGAGCCGCAATAGCTGATGAAAGGGTACATCCGGTGCCATGGGTATGCTTTTGGTTTAAATGGGGTGCCTTAAACCAAGAAAAATCATCACCGTCAAAAAGGAGATCGTTGGCAGCACCTTTTAAATGTCCTCCTTTAATGAGCACACTCTCCGGACCCAACCGGTGGAGCTCCTGAGCCGCAAACTCCATTCCTTCTTCGTCGAGGGCCTCTATGCCCAGCAGGCAGCAGGCTTCCGGCAGGTTGGGCGTAATGACCCGGGCCATGGGGAGCAGTTCCCGCTTCAGGGTTTCCACAGCCTCCGGCTTTAGAAGAGAGTAACCGCTCTTAGAGATCATTACCGGATCGACGACAATATTGGGCGCCTTCCA from Desulfitobacterium chlororespirans DSM 11544 harbors:
- a CDS encoding MerR family transcriptional regulator encodes the protein MQIKEVCEKCKLTKKAIEYYESKNLIHPQILENGYRDYSDADIAVLKEISVLRKCGVSIADIAEILTSSNKPAALAKCKYITELRMQRLNDIQKCMDSLIANYDINREFDYLQTLDEYLYTIKEKLVFAFPGNYGLYVSMHLGRFLNGTIDTDEKKYAYDAIVQYLDRVDLYLPAELSEFLEVLFNASEKIDAAKIEEETNGKMHEMLADTDGYLERNREEIEQYIEFKSSDEYQNSEAGKFQRYMLNFQKESGYQEVLIANMKILSPAYAEYLKKVEAANDIMLKKFPKAKDMYELN
- a CDS encoding M23 family metallopeptidase — its product is MRRGDTIARCGNSGNTSEPHLHFQVQNTKNFYSSIGLPIRFTSIRKSPIPNCERSDPCQAPNYEDIDNCYIARGLAVENKTKS
- the thiD gene encoding bifunctional hydroxymethylpyrimidine kinase/phosphomethylpyrimidine kinase — protein: MKNLLTIAGSDSSGGAGIQADLKTFSALGVYGMSVITAVTAQNTLGVDEVAEIDRDMVKAQIDAVFKDIPVHGVKIGMVSNPEIIKQIALSLKEWKAPNIVVDPVMISKSGYSLLKPEAVETLKRELLPMARVITPNLPEACCLLGIEALDEEGMEFAAQELHRLGPESVLIKGGHLKGAANDLLFDGDDFSWFKAPHLNQKHTHGTGCTLSSAIAAHLALDYDLQTSVQKSKDYLFGAIEHAFPLGHGVGPVHHFYRMVAR